In Acidobacteriota bacterium, the genomic stretch GCTGGTCAGGCTGGTCGAAATCGTTTTGACCAGTTCTTGTAAATCAAGGTGTGAGACAACCGCATTGTTGACATCCAGCAGAAACCGCAGAAGGTCGCGTTCGCGCGATGCCTGCTGTTCAGCCTGCCGCGCCCGTTCAAAATTGAGCACATTTTCGACCGCAATCGCCACTTGACTGGAAATGTTGGTCAGCAGATTGAGATGATCTTCTGTGAACCCACTCATGTGGGTGCTGCCGACCCCCAGAACTCCCAGTTTATGTCCATGTGAAGTCAGTGGAACCAAACAACACGAGTTGGCTCCAGTCAGGTCCCGATAAGGCAAGCTGGCGGAAAATCGTTCCAGATCAATATGGTCAAGCCGGAGTGGCTGGCCCGACATAAAAACCAATCCAACCGGTGTGGCTTCCAGGGGAAAGACATCTTCTTCATCAGTCGTTCGCGGGTTATCAATCAGGAAATAAGTAAACCCCCGCATGTGATGGGAGTCAGCGTCATAGAGCGAGATCCCGGAAAATTCCACCGGCATGAGATTTTTTAATTTGGAGGCAATGGCTTTGACCAGATCTTTCAGGTCCAGGTGCGACACCACCGCGTTGTTGACATCAAGCAGAAACCGCCAGAGGTCGCGTTCCCGTGTTACCTGGTGCTCAGCCTGGCGCGCACGTTCGAAATTGAGAGCGTTATCAACCGCAATCGCAATCTGGTTTGCAATTTGAGTGAGCAACGCGGCTTCATCGCTGGTAAAGGACCTTTCACTTAACCGAACCACGCTTACCGTCCCAATCGCTTTGCCCTGAGAGATGAGCGGCGCCGCACAACCTGATTTAATTCCAATGGCAAGTGCTTTTTGGACAATGGGTGACTTTGACTGTTGCAGAAAATCAAGCGAAACGAGTTTGGTTTGCCGGGTTCGAAATGCCTCGGTAATCGGAAAATCATCCATCGGCAACAGGTCACCTTCCTGGATAAACAACGGCGCTTCGGGCTCAAAGTCCGGGCGCGGCTCCAGTGCAAAGGCCCGTAAGCCTCCGCTTTGGGGATCGTAAATTGTCAGGGCTGCCCCCTCACATCGAATCATCCGGTGAATGGATTCGGCAATGGCTTTAAAGAGTGCGCGTAGTTCAAGGTGGGCGGATGTGGTATTGGTAACTTCAAGCAGCGATTGCATTTGATCAAGTCGTTGTTTGAGATCGGCTTCGGTTTTTTGCGCCGTTTCAGCCCGGTGTACCTGAGCAATGGCACCTGAAATTTGCCGATGGAGAGCCTGCAGAAATGTTGAATCAAACTGACTCATCGCCGATGGTTGAACTCCAAGCAGCATCAGGAACCCAGTGGGTTGGGAGTCAACCGTGACCGGGAACAGCCGGTACTGGTTGATTCCATTGTGGATCAGACATCGTTCCACCTCTGACAATTGGTCAGAGTGGAATTCAGGCAGCGCCGGGCTCGCCGTTCCACGCTGGTATCGAACTCTCAATCTCCCAGTTTCATCATCGGGGAGGAGCATGGCGAGACTTTCAAAGGAAAAGAGTTCACTCAGCACTGGAGCGAGTGCCTCCACGAGTGACCCAAGATTTTTGGCACGGACACTTTCTTCCTGAATCTTCAAAAATACCTGAACATTCGTCGGATCTATTCCATCGTGAAGGGGCGGCGTCAGGTTCATGATGTGCTCCGAAAGGGAATTTGGAATGCAGCATCATGAACCGGTTTTTTGGGCTCGGGTAGTATTTTTTTGTGGATATCAGAACTGACTTCAAGGCAAATGGTGGTTAGATAGTCCCTGATTTTTCAGCCGGAAATGTACCGCCATCAGCCGTGGCAGATCAGTTGGGAGCGCCTCGCTCTCTCGCCATTCATCCAGATCAAGCAGCTCAAACCCGGCGCGAAATCCGCTTTTGACATAGTCTGAAAGGTTGTGGAGAAACGCCGTTACTCGCACCAGTTCACCGGTTTCCTGATGGGTAAACTGGGCCTGCCGTCCGGCAAGTTGCCGGGTGGGATGGAGTTCGCTGAGATAGAGGTCTCCGCCAGGGCGCAACACACGGGCTGATTCAGAAAAGAAATAAGCCAGATTTTCGATGTGTTCCAGGACCAGCAGCACCACAATCAGGTCTGCCGAAGCATCGGCAATCGGCCAGGGTTGGGTCAAATCGTGCTCAATAAACTGGACGGTCTCAGTTGTTACGCGTGCTCGGGCCTTGCTGAGCATCCCCGGAGAAAAATCCAGTGCTCGAACGCTGGCGGCGTGCCGGGCAAGCCACTGCGTGTTGTATCCGGTACCACAGCCAACCTCGACGACGTGACGTCCGGTCAATTTGAGTTGACTGTCCCGGAGCTTTGCAGCGGCCAGTTCACGGGTGCGGTTGGCGTCATGATCATAGGTTTCGGACCAGTGATCATACGCGGTAGAAATATCAGATTTTGGCTGGTATTCAGTCATAAGTTCACCGAAGGTCGAGTGTCATCAAAAAGCGGTCGTGGTCTGTAAATCCAGTCCGGGCATAAAATTGACGAGCCATCTCTTTTTCCCGCTCAACTTCTAAATGGAGCACCTTAACGCTATTTTCACGGCAAAAAACAATGGCCGCGTCGAGCAATTCCCGGCCAAGGTTGTGCCCCCGGAAATCCTGGGCAACAAAGAGTTCGTCAATGAACGCATCCCGTCCGCCGTATTCAAAACTAAACCCAAATGTAACAATGATATAGCCGGTGATCTGACCTGGTGTTTCACCCACCAGGATCCCACCAAGCTGGTCGTTTGAGACAAACAAGTTCAAATTTTCGCGAGCGAGGTCTGGCTGAAACCAGTAGCCGTCTTCACGATAATAGTCAGCCATCAGATGGGCAATTGATTCGATATCTGATGGGTTCGCCGGATGAATATGTCTTTGAGGAATTGAAGAACTCATATCAATCTCATCATTCATAAATAACTAGCCAAGCGATATTGCTGACCGAATTGGCACGTAACTGGCGCAAATCAATTGGAAATCAGCATCGGCCTCAACAAGCTGGAAGAAGTCATCATTCGATAAATTCTCTCTGGATAAGCAGCGGTTGCCTAATTCGTCTGGATCCTGGGTGGTGGAATATACAAAAACACATTCAATATCTTCCACTCCAGCATAGCCACCATATACAATCTTGTCTTCATCTTCTTCGATGAGTGGCAATTCATATTTGACAAAGGAGCGCCGGAAAAACACACATAGGCGACTTCGGGTTATTCGCTCGATGGTCGGTATTTTCCCCCGTTCCTCAGGTAAATAATAACTGGAAAAGCTAAACTCGAATTGCGCATTTTCCTCATATCGAATCTGTGAAGAACCTGATCTGGCTGGTGATGGATCTGGCTGGCCAGTGATTGGAACATCACAAAATCGTTTGAAAACAGGCCAAACCTGCCCTGGTGTCGCTCGATGAATGTCAATTCCAGCCTCATTCAACATCTGCTGGAAAAGATCAAACAGGTTTTTGACATTGTTCATTTTCATTTCCTGACTCTGAGCATGGGTTACCTGAAGGGAACGCGATCATTCGACTTTTCAAATAAACCTTCTGTCCCTTGTCCAATTGGATGTGTAAGCTGATGATTTTTCGAGGGTTCTTCAAAATATTCTATCTCTGAGATACGAACATAAGCGAAATGTCCATCTGGATATTCAATTTGAAGAAGTTGCCGGAATTCATAAGGGGTTTCTGTGTAGGTCGAGCAATATCCTTTCAACCTCACATTTCGAATCACCGTGCCGGACTTGAGATAAACCGACACAGGCTGATTTTTCAGGGAATTGATATGGATCTCCTTATTGATTTCAAGGCGATCCCCATTGAAGTGCCGATCAACCGGTTTCCACAGGGTGAAGAAAATCCGAAGGGCGAAAATCGCACCTAGAATAATCAAAACAGGAATGAGGATAGGGTAATAGTCGGCCATGAGCCCTCCTGATTTATACCTTGGGGGATGCGAAACCTGGGTATTGATTGGGGAATCCCAGAAAGCGTTCCCAAAAAATCAGTCAGCGTGCCAGTCAGAAATAAGTGAATTTATACCATTTTGGAATGAAGTGATCGTATTAGAGAACAGTCAAGTAATTCAATCATTTGAAGTTAGTGAGCTACTGACTACGATCTACTGACTACAAACTGGTATTATTTTTGATTGCTACGCCTGGAACAAAATTCCGGATACCTGTCTTCAAAACCAAATCGCCTGACCTGAATCCGGGTCCGCTGGATGAGTTCAGGGTGGGGCAGTTTGTGCGTAACGGTCCAGACAAGCTCGTCCAAATTGATAATTGCATCGTGTTGACCAAATTCATCTGGTTCGAAGGCTTCCAGTTCATCGAGAAAATGTGAGACGTGCCGGATGGCTTCCGGTTCGTTTCCGGCCCCAGCAAAGCAAGCCGCGAGTTGTTCACGACATTTGACGGCTCTCCACTCAGGCCACTCACGGGACAGCCGCTCCTGGTCAATTTTTTGGTACGCAGTGATGGCCTGTTCCCAGGATTGGGAATCGCCCAGCAGTGCCAGATCATGAAAACAATGTGCCAGATAGAGCTGGGCGATAACGTTCTCTGGATCCCAGGAAACTGCGGATTGAAACCACCTTATTGCCTGTGAAAGAAAGTTCGGCTGGTCATCTTCAAGTAACGGGTGATTACAGAAAACCTGTCCCAGGGTATAGGCAATAAAACTGTTGTGCGGCGCCAACTCAAGTGCCTTCAGGAGCACTTGTTCGGCTTCGATAGCAATTGCCACACGTTTGGCGGATGTCGGACAGATCCAGCCTTCAAGCCACGTGCAGGCTGAAATTCCCCAGGAATGAAATACCCGTGGATTTTGGGGGTTGATCTGGGCAGCGGTTTGATAAATGAGGTGCAGGCTATCCCACCCTTTTTCAAGTGTTTCGAATTCAAGTGCCACCGCCAGCCGTCGCAGCCTTTCTTCGGCTGGAAGATCAATCATTTTTGTCTCATCCAGGAACGCCTCAAGTGCTGAGCTGGTGACATACACCACGCTTTCATCCGTAAAAGACCGAACTGCTTTTTGGAAAAGATCAGCCTGGAGTTGGGGGATGTCATTCATACATAACTCAGCACAAAGTGGTCGTGTGTTGCCAGCAGATCAAATCCAGCGTCGAACCCGTGCGCAATACTGGGTGTAAGACTCACCAAACGCATCAGTCAAATAGGCTTCTTCCCGACGGATAACCAGCACCGTCAAAGCAAACAAAATAAATGGGATAAAGACCAAAATCCAGCCAATATTGCTCAACAAGCTCACCCCGATGGTCAGGGCTGTCATCGCCACATACATTGGATTTCGACTGAAGCGGAAAGGTCCCTGGGCAACAATCTGATTGGCTGGTTGATTTGGGTAAATTCCGGTTCGAATCTTCCAAAAAGTCAGTAACGCCCAGGCCAGAATGCCCACTCCAGCAACCACAATGGCCCAGCCAGTCAGGACCCGAACCGGTGCTGGGAGGATGGCGCTGAATGGGGCTGGTTGAAGGTGATGGAGCCCCCATCCGCCGAGCATTCCCGCAACAAAGAGCAAGGGAGGCGGAAAGTGGACTCCGGGGTTTTTCAATGGTTGGTTTGACATGACGGACTTGGAACCGATTTCAACAAGTAATTTGCAAAAACCACCGAATTTGCTCGATAATTTTCCTGGTTTCAGGACCATCGTGAAGCAAATCAATGGTATGCGGGGCTTCTGGGTGATTGATCAAGGAACCTGGAAGGTTGAACCTTAAAGCGTCAACCAGAAACCGGTCAAGCGTGTCGTTCAGGTGCGGACACTGGCCCTGACCGGCTTTTGCGAAGAACATCGGCTTCTCTTGCGGCGTGATACCAGGTTGGGCTGAGGGTATCGGGCTAAGGGCTGGGGGAAATACAATATTTTCAATATTTTAGCCTTCCCATAACGCGAAGGCTTCATTCCAAAATGGGGTGAGGTGATTCACCTGGTTATAGATTTCGAACCGTTTCCAATTCATTGTGCTCGTGAGGGAAAAGATATGGTGCTGGCTTCATTTACCATTCTCAAGGAATCTCCGCCAACGAGATGCGAGGTGTGCCATCAGGCAGATTGTTTTGATCCAGTTCAGTTGATTTGCATCCGTTGCGACCACCCAATCTTACAACCATCATTACCTCAAAATCAGACATGGGTGAATCTGTTCAAATTTAAATGGGTTCAGTTGGTTTTATCAAATGTCTGGTTTGCGGTCTACTTCTGGACAACCTGGGAACGGTATCAAAAGGAAGCCTCCGGGTGGTATTTGGCCGAACTCGTCACCGCCTGTAGCCTCATCATTTCGATAACTGTTGGAGCGCTTTTCAGCCACACCAAACAATACACCGAATCAACCCTCAGACTATTATTGAATATTTGGCTTACCGTTGCTGCAGTTGGGCTTATTGTATTTCAGTTTCATCGAATGAAAGTCTCCCTCAGTGACCCTGGCGGCTCCCTGGCCTGGGGGAGTTACTGGATACTGTCAATTACTGCCATCATTGGTACGATTTGGACCTGGGTAAGCTGGCTTCGGTGCCGCGTGGAGAAGAAAAATTCCCTCACGGCTGGTGAGCAATGATGTGGAGAAAATTATGCGTACATCACTGATTCTATTGTGGTTGGTTATTCTCTTTGGGTTGAATCCCGGCCTGGTTCATTCACAAAAAACGAAAGCACTGGTTAAAGCCGATGATATTTTGATCATTGAAGCGGTAATCAATGACTTTGCGGGCCCTCAAGGAATCAGGCTTGATCCACAGGTTGTCTCGGTTTTGCTGTATCAACAAACTCGGGTTGGTTCAGGCTATGTGAGTCGTGCCCAGTTACAGTGTGATTTACAGATAGGCTGCCAGATTCCAGATGAGATTGTCGAAAGTTTGCAAGATCGAAATCAAAAATCAATCCAACTCACAGACTTCAGATTCAGTAACCCTTCACTAAAAGTCGTTCAAAGAGCGACGACGAAACCAGATTTTCCGAGGCACGATTGGGATTTTATGCAATTGAAAAAGATGTATCCACACGCGGAGGTTTTGATAGAGACCTACCTGCCAGGATATTCAAAAGATAGGACTCAAGCGGCAATTCGATTTATGTTTGAACCAACGCCACACGGTGCATCAGCAACGTTCCTGCTCTCTAACAAGCACGGGAAGTGGGAAATCCAGTGGCGAAGCATTGCCTATTACACCTGATTCACAAAACAGGAACAAACCCAGGAACCAACATGAAATGAGGAGGACCAGAAATGCCATCAATTCCAACTCAATTGACCGAAAATCTGACTGTTTCAGACCAGCAGGCCGTTGATCGCTGGTGGTCACATCTGGACGCACAAACACAAACGCAAATCAAAATGCTCTGGGACGCACGGCAGGATTTTTGTGCTTATGCCGTTGAGCCAGATGAAACCGGAGATTCCCGCTGGCACCGAACCCCAGTCATCATCAGCGGAAAATTCTATGAAGAAGATCCCCCAACCCCGGAAGAACAATGGAGCGCGGATTACTATGAATTTCTGGTCAATCACCCGGAGATTCAGGAGATCATGTTGATGACACCTCGAATTTTCCACATCTGCACTACCCATGAAAACGCACGTGACGTGCTCAAAGCTGGAAAGATTCCGGCGGATTTTATCTGTCCGTTTTCATCAAACACCTGCCCAATGTTGGCTATCCTGGCGCTAAGTCCCGGCCAATCATTGTATTTAAGCGGAAAACAGAAGATGGGGTGAAGAATGAAGAAACCATTTAGTGGTTAGTGATTAGTGGTTAGTGGTTAGAAATCAATACTTTCGAAGAAGAACCAAGAATTTTTTTCAGCCCCGAACTCTTCAGCCCAAACGAGTTGACCCGGTGTAGTTTCTCAAACAGGATTGAGTTCTCAACGCTTTCAACTCTGGAGAACCCAACGATGTCACGTCCTTTTCGCTACTTTCTGCGCGTCCGATTTCATGAATGCGATGCGCAGAAAGTTGTTTTTAATGCGATTTATGGCACTTATGTGGATATTGCAGTGCTCGAATTCCTGCGGGCAATCGGGCTTGGCGAAGCGGTAACCGGCCAGTTTGACTACCAGCTTGTCAAACAAACGGTTGAATGGAAGGCCCCTGCGCGGTTTGATCAGGTGCTTGAAATCTCAGTGTGGGCCAAACACCTTGGAAATACGTCGTTTACGCTGGCCACCGAGTTCCGCTTGGCTGGACAAAGCCAAATCAATGCCAGGGTTGAAACTGTGTATGTCCTGGTGGACGCGCAAACGCTTTCCAAAACGCCGTTACCCTCTGACTTTCGTCACACGCTTGAAACCGGAGGCTGGGGACTTTGGGTTGACCATGCCTCCTGTACTGTTCACCGCGAAGAGCACCCAGACGAACAAACCACTCAAAATTACAAAAACGAGGCACTTCAATGAGTTATGCTCACCATCTGCTTGGACTTGGATCAGGCATTCAATATCCGATTGACCAGTTAATGAATCTTGATCCGGTGGATAGCCGCCCGGTCACCATGATACTTGATCTGGAACGTCTCAAAGCGGAGAAGCCTGATTTTGCCTGGTACCATCCCGAACGGCGTGATATGTGGCGGTTTGGCGCGTTGCTGGCGCTAGATTGCGCGGATCCCGCTGATCACCCCTTTATTGTTACCCTGGGCGAAGGCTGCACGCCGCCGCGTGAATACCCCACGCATCCAGTTGCGCAAAAATACGGGTTTACACTCCAGATGAAAGATGAAGGCAAAGCCGAGCCGGGTTTTGGTGCCAATCCGACCCAATCGTTCAAAGATCGAGGGATGGCCATGACGGCGTCAATGGCGCGGAAGTTTGGCTTGAAAAAGCTGGTCGTTCCTACGCAGGGAAATGCTGGCGATTCGATGATGGAGTATGCGCTCGCAGCCGGAATGGAAGTTGCTGTCATTATGCCGGATGATACGCCCATGCCGATTCAAGGGCGAGTTGCAGCCATGTCATTTCGCACACCGCAGGTCAAACTTGAACTGGTCAAAGGGACAATTCGCGAAGCCGGTGCCCTGATGCGGGAAAAATATCTGCCGGAAGGCTATTTCAACGTGGCAACCTTCCAGGAACCTGGCTGGCGCATTGAAGGTAAAAAAACGCTTGGTCTTGAACTGGCGGAACCACTGCCCGGCTCAACCCGCTGGCAGGTCCCGGATGTGATTGTCTATCCAACTGGCGGAGGGACCGGTGTGCTTGGGATGTGGAAAGCCTTTGATGAACTTCAGGCCCTGGGGGTGATTGGTTCCAAGCGTCCACGAATGGTTTGCGTCCAGTCCACGGTTACCGCTCCGATTGTCAATGCCTGGAAGGAAGAAAAAGGCGACACGGTTGTTACCGGTGGCGGGCAGACATTGTGTACGGGTCTCAATGTGCCAGCCGGAGTTGGGCATTTCAAAGTTCTTGAAATCATTCGAAACAGTGACGGATGTGCGATGGCGGTTGAAGAAGCCGAGACGGCACGGGCACTCCAGGAGGTCTGGCGGGATACCCGGTGGTGGATCTGCCCCGAAGCCGCCGCCTGTCTCGCGGCACTTGAGCCGCTGGTCGAGCAGAGAATGATTCGGAAAAATGACCAGGTGGTGGTGGTCAACACTGGTTCGTTGGAGAAGTATCTGCCTGAGTTGCGGTATCTGCTTTAGAACCAGAATGAAAGAAACCGTGCCTGTAATAAATTGAGAAGATTTGGAATTTGGGCATTCGTTTTTGACTCATCCACCCAGGAAAGATTATGGCAAACCGCGCCTATTTATTTTGTACTGATGTAATTGAGGAATCTATCTGGTGGAACCGAGACCGGAAATATTATGACTCCCGGTGGCAAATCCCACTGGCCTGGTTTTTCTTCTTTTCAGCGGGAGATCTTCATTGGTGGGAGCGTCAGGAGTCTGGTGATAGT encodes the following:
- a CDS encoding sigma 54-interacting transcriptional regulator is translated as MNLTPPLHDGIDPTNVQVFLKIQEESVRAKNLGSLVEALAPVLSELFSFESLAMLLPDDETGRLRVRYQRGTASPALPEFHSDQLSEVERCLIHNGINQYRLFPVTVDSQPTGFLMLLGVQPSAMSQFDSTFLQALHRQISGAIAQVHRAETAQKTEADLKQRLDQMQSLLEVTNTTSAHLELRALFKAIAESIHRMIRCEGAALTIYDPQSGGLRAFALEPRPDFEPEAPLFIQEGDLLPMDDFPITEAFRTRQTKLVSLDFLQQSKSPIVQKALAIGIKSGCAAPLISQGKAIGTVSVVRLSERSFTSDEAALLTQIANQIAIAVDNALNFERARQAEHQVTRERDLWRFLLDVNNAVVSHLDLKDLVKAIASKLKNLMPVEFSGISLYDADSHHMRGFTYFLIDNPRTTDEEDVFPLEATPVGLVFMSGQPLRLDHIDLERFSASLPYRDLTGANSCCLVPLTSHGHKLGVLGVGSTHMSGFTEDHLNLLTNISSQVAIAVENVLNFERARQAEQQASRERDLLRFLLDVNNAVVSHLDLQELVKTISTSLTSLMPFETIGLALYDTEHKFLRIFANNLSADEGLLRAGDVFHLEGTPAGWVFKTGNGLLLKQPDFERFPADRDYVATRGRLSGCIVPLISHGRKLGVIGISSSKTNTFTESDLELLKHISGQVAIAVENALAYQEIEILKNKLTQEKLYLEEELHTVWNFEQIIGTSPAFRRILKQVETVAPTNSTVLIYGETGTGKEIIARAIHNLSERRDRTLVKLNCAAIPTGLLESELFGHEKGAFTGAIAQRAGRFELAHRGTLLLDEIGEISLELQPKLLRVLQEQEFERLGSTRTQRVDFRLVAATNRDLAHMVETNQFRRDLYYRLNVFPITLPPLRERQEDIPLLVRYFASKFAKRMGKRIETIPAESMTALTKYHWPGNIRELENFIERATILTSTPQLEIPLAELKPKTTAELPSANNTSTTLEENEREHILRVLRETNWVVGGPSGAAVKLGLKRTTLQSRMEKLGITRH
- a CDS encoding class I SAM-dependent methyltransferase → MTEYQPKSDISTAYDHWSETYDHDANRTRELAAAKLRDSQLKLTGRHVVEVGCGTGYNTQWLARHAASVRALDFSPGMLSKARARVTTETVQFIEHDLTQPWPIADASADLIVVLLVLEHIENLAYFFSESARVLRPGGDLYLSELHPTRQLAGRQAQFTHQETGELVRVTAFLHNLSDYVKSGFRAGFELLDLDEWRESEALPTDLPRLMAVHFRLKNQGLSNHHLP
- a CDS encoding GNAT family N-acetyltransferase, giving the protein MSSSIPQRHIHPANPSDIESIAHLMADYYREDGYWFQPDLARENLNLFVSNDQLGGILVGETPGQITGYIIVTFGFSFEYGGRDAFIDELFVAQDFRGHNLGRELLDAAIVFCRENSVKVLHLEVEREKEMARQFYARTGFTDHDRFLMTLDLR
- a CDS encoding isoprenylcysteine carboxylmethyltransferase family protein codes for the protein MSNQPLKNPGVHFPPPLLFVAGMLGGWGLHHLQPAPFSAILPAPVRVLTGWAIVVAGVGILAWALLTFWKIRTGIYPNQPANQIVAQGPFRFSRNPMYVAMTALTIGVSLLSNIGWILVFIPFILFALTVLVIRREEAYLTDAFGESYTQYCARVRRWI
- a CDS encoding acyl-CoA thioesterase produces the protein MSRPFRYFLRVRFHECDAQKVVFNAIYGTYVDIAVLEFLRAIGLGEAVTGQFDYQLVKQTVEWKAPARFDQVLEISVWAKHLGNTSFTLATEFRLAGQSQINARVETVYVLVDAQTLSKTPLPSDFRHTLETGGWGLWVDHASCTVHREEHPDEQTTQNYKNEALQ
- a CDS encoding threonine synthase — encoded protein: MSYAHHLLGLGSGIQYPIDQLMNLDPVDSRPVTMILDLERLKAEKPDFAWYHPERRDMWRFGALLALDCADPADHPFIVTLGEGCTPPREYPTHPVAQKYGFTLQMKDEGKAEPGFGANPTQSFKDRGMAMTASMARKFGLKKLVVPTQGNAGDSMMEYALAAGMEVAVIMPDDTPMPIQGRVAAMSFRTPQVKLELVKGTIREAGALMREKYLPEGYFNVATFQEPGWRIEGKKTLGLELAEPLPGSTRWQVPDVIVYPTGGGTGVLGMWKAFDELQALGVIGSKRPRMVCVQSTVTAPIVNAWKEEKGDTVVTGGGQTLCTGLNVPAGVGHFKVLEIIRNSDGCAMAVEEAETARALQEVWRDTRWWICPEAAACLAALEPLVEQRMIRKNDQVVVVNTGSLEKYLPELRYLL